AATAGTGAGTATTTAAATTAGTTGTATGaacaattaattaaatataaatcactTACCGTTAGATTGTCTTGGGATGATGTTTGTGACGATAGCGAATTGAAATTTCCTATTTTTCTTGCTTTGTAGGGACCTAAAATATGATGCTTGTTTGTCCAATAGTATGAGCTTAACTATTGTGGACCTAAAACCGAATTGTAATTATGAATAGATGTTAATAAGGTGAAaggtatttttttggttaaaattacCTGTTCAGCTGTATACCAATTACGAGTTTTGATTTGGATTGTGGATTGTGGGAATTTAAAATCTTGGATCATGCGTATTTGTCCGACAATATCTGCTCATTGTTGAtctttttagtttgattttattttgaagtccGGACGTGAGAATGATAGTGTAAAGAATGATTTatcttttacaaaaatattaataacgtATTTGGTAAGCTAAATTCTATTTAAAACTTTGAGTAATGTTTGTGgaatagttaaaataaaatattgtaatggtGCTATGGCgagttctatatatttttaattaattttaaaatataaaaatatgattaattaatgtgaattttgaatctttatatattttaaaattaatatccgttatcaacataatttttattttactcttTAATGTCCGATACTTTATGAAAGTATCATTTTATCCTATATAATTAAGCTTACAAATGTGGATATATTAAAgaatttatttgttaaattttatttttttatcgtATATTTTCTATTGTATATCTGCTTCGGTATAAGCTTTAGTCCACCCTCACATTTATCCCTCGATTTCGAAAGTTTATTTCttgtatgatttatattttacagtTTATATGCTTTTAGTCATCTTCTGtatgtttaattatatttagtttttagttgatgttgtctttatttttttattgtatttctCTTGTCTTTACtatatgtttatttatgtaCTTGGAGTTAGCTGTTGTTGTTTACAGTTTAGACCTTTGGTTTTATAATTTGGCACCTCTCATAATtgtgatataatttttaatagaattttttttcaaaaatattcatCTCTTtctacatattttaatattgattttagtAAGTTTATCttgattttaattttgatttttatatttatatgacatatttttggttatttaaggtatttacatgattttcacaaaaatataaatttcagttttattatatgcaattttttaaatactacatatatatatatatatatatatacatattttaaaatggatTAATTTGAtactaaattaattttcttctaGATAATTTTTGCTAGTGATTTAATATTGAATTAACTTTATtgtgagaaatatatttttgaatatttcataatttaatagtttttatttagattgttttcatatttagtttccaaacattattttaaatatctatttttgtTAGCTACgtagttaattatttttttctgtaaattaAAGAGCATTAAAACTTTTCTCGTACCaaatcaacaattttttttgtcacaatcAAATAAACAATCAATCCCTTGTTTTTCTTAACTCAAAAAAGCATAGAACAAATATATCACAATCCTTGACCAGTATCGAGTTTGCATCGATGGGATGCGCACCATCGAACCCTTTAACACCTCTATGTTCTTTGGTATAGTTAAGCAAGCTCTCGGTATcaataccatccttgttctTGCCGTGCTCGTTAAGAAAAGCTCCGGTAATGCCACTCACCGCAACTATCTTCCCACCTTGCTCACTTATCAGCTTCGCCGCCCATGACCCTACATTCCCAAACCCCTATAGAACCAATACGTACACACGATCAAGAACCTTCTCTAACTCGCAAGGAGctgtaataaaaaaacaaaaaaagaaacttcaCCTGGATGACAAAACGTTGCCCTGAGATGCTCTTGCCGTGCTCGTTAAGCAAAGCTTCGGTTCCAAACATCACTCCTCTTCCAGTAGCTGCGTCTCTCCCGAGTGATCCACCAAGATCCTGTTCAAAAGATCATTACCATTCAGtgaattaacaaaacaaaaccatgaTTACAGCTACTTACAATGGGTTTTCCAGTGACAACTGCAGGAGAGTAACCATGGAAATTAGAGTACTCATCAAGAATCCAAGCCATTGTCTACAAATTcaccaagaaacaaaaaaaaaaattaaagatgactaaaagaaagtaaaaaaaaacaggatTCAAAACCgtaggaagaagatgaaacatcTCGATCGAAACCCTAGAGTGGGGTATGATATCGCAACGgcagagaaaaaaaacaggattcaaaacagagaaaatataaaGGCCAAGAGTGTAAACATGTTAGGCGAGACAGTACCGTAGCTGTAGCTTCTTCTGTTCTTCAGTGGAGGTTTTCGATTATGGTTGATTGACGATCAGACGGAGCGCTTAatatagaagaagaaagaggagaGGTGGACCAAGACCATTTAAGAAGACTTTAAAGCTTAATCCATTCCACCCATTCCGCCCATATATATATCTCCGACACcttaaatcaaaaacaaaacaaaaagcacAGAATGAGAAAGTGTAAATAGCATACACATGAATAGATATAAAATCTTAAAGAAGAATGCTAGCCAGTTCTGCCTTCATTGTCCTCATCAACCCACCTCCCAATCAATCTTGACATAGTGTGGCCCTTTCGACGGATTAGCTTGTCCCACCTTTCCGGCTCTGCTTTATCAATTATTCAGAATATGCTTCTCACTCCACTGTTGACTTTTCTTTCCTGAAAACGGGAAACAAAAGGTTAAACATGTAGAACCTTAAACAgtcaataaataaaacaatcaaGACCAGATTAGTCTACCAAACTCACCTCAACATTGACTTTATTGTGAAGCTCGAGTTTAAGCTCGTAAACGTGGTTTTCAGGACCAGCTTTTGCAGAGAAATCGAAGACACCTTCAGGGAGAAGATTAAATTTAGTCTCCTTGGAATCAGCCAACACATTATGGTGAGGAAAATCTTATCAGTGGTCTCTGCCCACTTCACTTCGGGATGACGACTGTAAaaacacatcaaaatcaatcaCTTTCAAGACCAAACATAAGGAGAACACCAAacatatatacacattagaGATACCAAACAAGTATGTATCTGTCAATTGATTCTATACAATTAACATAAACTtcaattaaaacaaatatgtcTGCAACTTCAGCAGCcaggaaaaaaattataacacaAACTTAAAACCTAAACCGTGAATCCAACTACTCAAAGATTCAGGCTTtagaaagaataaaataatgaaaacatatttatatgcAATGTAAAGAGAACAATAAACCCTACAGGCCTACACCCGAttttaaaaccctaatttcttcCCCTGAACCTAATGAAAGCGTAGCTTCAAATTCACTGATGCTACACATAAACAATACAAACCCCATGATGAAAAACGAAAACTTGAAATGAAAACAGCAGACAAATGAATCCGAGAAGACAGATTCGTCAGATGGAAGAGTGAGGCAGAGATCTTATAGATAGTGAAAAGGATTACCGAATACCTCATGTTTAGTGGATGAAGcttgtagaagaagaagaaccatagagaagagaggaagaacTCAAACAGTGAACGCTAAGATTAgattttttgtttacttgttttgatcggaagagaaagagactcTCTCTTTAATCgcttaaaataaatgaaatttcaGAAGGATTGATTGCACAGAGATGGAGTTCTGTGTCAATTGAACGACAATCGTTTGAAGAAGAGGAAAGGacgaagctttttttttttgaacaacaacagcgtttaaggttttttttttaacttgggTTTATGGACACGAGATTTAAATGTTTCATTTATGTTTTAAGAAGCCCATACGTGAAATCCGATTGAAGCCCATCAGAGCTAAATGGCGGATCCGACGTGGACGAAAGCTCCTCTCTTATTGGCCTGAATTAAATTGCTGATGTGGACATCTTCTCCTTTGATCTTATTaaccttttagtatagtatattGATGCTATTTTATTTCTGTGAAGTTGGAAGACTTTTCAGGACATAGACGAGAGACATTACATAATTCTTGTCCGAACGTGTTTTACATCGAACTAAAAGCTTTTAACATCAAAGAAAagcatataatataaaaatcttcTTTCACAGAAAGTAAGAAGAacccttcaaaaaaaaaaaaaaaaaaaaccttcaaCTTGACGTCTTGAGTTTTTATAAGCTCAGAGATTCTAGCCATGTAGGCAAAAACACCATTATTACTTGCCGATGGTTTTGCCTAGAGACGAGAACTTTAACCTGCCAACAAAAGAGCA
The Raphanus sativus cultivar WK10039 chromosome 1, ASM80110v3, whole genome shotgun sequence DNA segment above includes these coding regions:
- the LOC108814618 gene encoding glutamate dehydrogenase 1, with translation MAWILDEYSNFHGYSPAVVTGKPIDLGGSLGRDAATGRGVMFGTEALLNEHGKSISGQRFVIQGFGNVGSWAAKLISEQGGKIVAVSGITGAFLNEHGKNKDGIDTESLLNYTKEHRGVKGFDGAHPIDANSILVKDCDIFVLCFFELRKTRD